Proteins co-encoded in one Actinomadura luteofluorescens genomic window:
- the ettA gene encoding energy-dependent translational throttle protein EttA: protein MAEYIYTMQRVRKAHGDKVVLDDVTLHFLPGAKIGVLGPNGTGKSTLLRMMAGLEQPSNGDARLMPGFSVGMLQQEPPLNEEKDVLGNVQEGVAETKALLDRFNEIAEQMATDYSDALMEEMGKLQGELDHRNAWDLDSQLDQAMDALRCPPGDAEVSKLSGGERRRVALCKLLLEAPDLLLLDEPTNHLDAESVQWLEQFLAKYEGTVLAVTHDRYFLDNVATWILELDRGRCYPYEGNYSVYLEKKAERLKVEGNKDAKRKKRLQDELEWVRSNPKARQTKSKARLERYEEMAAEADKYRKLDFEEIQIPPGPRLGNTVIVADKLNKGFGDRLLMDDLTFNLPPNGIVGVIGPNGVGKTTLFRMIIGDEQPDAGDLRVGETVKISYVDQGRGGIDPKKTVWEVVSDGLDHINVGQVEMPSRAYVAAFGFKGPDQQKPSGVLSGGERNRLNLALTLKQGGNVLLLDEPTNDLDTETLSSLENALLEFPGCAVITSHDRWFLDRIATHILAWEEGSNWFWFEGNFADYEKNKIERLGADAARPHRVTHRKLKRD from the coding sequence ATGGCCGAGTACATCTACACGATGCAGCGTGTGCGCAAGGCACATGGCGACAAGGTCGTCCTCGACGACGTCACCCTGCATTTCCTTCCGGGCGCGAAGATCGGCGTCCTGGGGCCCAACGGCACCGGTAAGTCGACGCTGCTGCGCATGATGGCCGGTCTGGAACAGCCTTCGAACGGCGACGCGCGCCTCATGCCCGGGTTCAGCGTGGGCATGTTGCAGCAGGAGCCGCCGCTGAACGAGGAAAAGGACGTCCTCGGGAACGTCCAGGAGGGCGTCGCCGAGACCAAGGCGCTGCTCGACCGGTTCAACGAGATCGCCGAGCAGATGGCGACGGACTACTCCGACGCGCTGATGGAGGAGATGGGCAAGCTGCAGGGGGAGCTTGACCATCGCAACGCCTGGGACCTCGACAGTCAGCTCGACCAGGCGATGGACGCGCTGCGCTGCCCGCCCGGCGACGCCGAGGTGTCGAAGCTGTCGGGTGGTGAGCGCCGGCGCGTCGCGCTGTGCAAGCTGCTGCTGGAGGCGCCCGACCTGCTGCTCCTGGACGAGCCCACCAACCACCTCGACGCGGAGAGCGTCCAGTGGCTGGAGCAGTTCCTCGCCAAGTACGAGGGCACCGTCCTGGCCGTCACGCACGACCGGTACTTCCTCGACAACGTGGCCACCTGGATCCTGGAGCTCGACCGGGGCCGCTGCTACCCCTACGAGGGCAACTACTCCGTCTACCTGGAGAAGAAGGCCGAGCGGCTCAAGGTCGAGGGCAACAAGGACGCCAAGCGCAAGAAGCGCCTCCAGGACGAGCTGGAGTGGGTCCGGTCGAACCCGAAGGCGCGCCAGACCAAGAGCAAGGCCCGCCTTGAGCGGTACGAGGAGATGGCCGCCGAGGCCGACAAGTACCGCAAGCTCGACTTCGAGGAGATCCAGATCCCGCCGGGCCCGCGCCTGGGCAACACGGTGATCGTCGCTGACAAGCTGAACAAGGGGTTCGGCGACCGGCTCCTGATGGACGACCTGACGTTCAACCTTCCCCCGAACGGGATCGTCGGCGTCATCGGCCCGAACGGCGTCGGCAAGACCACGCTCTTCCGCATGATCATCGGGGATGAGCAGCCGGACGCGGGCGATCTGCGGGTCGGCGAGACCGTCAAGATCTCCTACGTCGACCAGGGCCGCGGCGGCATCGACCCGAAGAAGACGGTGTGGGAGGTCGTCTCGGACGGCCTGGACCACATCAACGTCGGCCAGGTCGAGATGCCGTCCCGCGCGTACGTCGCGGCGTTCGGGTTCAAGGGCCCCGACCAGCAGAAGCCCTCCGGCGTGCTGTCCGGCGGCGAGCGCAACCGGCTCAACCTGGCGCTGACGCTCAAGCAGGGCGGCAACGTCCTGCTGCTGGACGAGCCGACCAACGACCTGGACACCGAGACCCTGTCCAGCCTGGAGAACGCCCTCCTGGAGTTCCCCGGGTGCGCCGTGATCACCTCGCACGACCGGTGGTTCCTGGACCGCATCGCCACGCACATCCTCGCGTGGGAGGAAGGCTCGAACTGGTTCTGGTTCGAGGGCAACTTCGCCGACTACGAGAAGAACAAGATCGAGCGGCTGGGCGCCGACGCCGCCCGCCCGCACCGGGTCACCCACCGCAAGCTCAAGCGAGACTGA